In Haliotis asinina isolate JCU_RB_2024 unplaced genomic scaffold, JCU_Hal_asi_v2 scaffold_64, whole genome shotgun sequence, the genomic window GCCTCGGTGGTGGAACGTTTTCAAAGAACGTTGAAAAACCGTATGTGGCGTTATTTCACCCAACATGGAACACGTCACTACCTCAAGGCTTTACCCCAGCTGATGCATGGATACAATCATCGCATTCATCGCACGATCGGACAGCGACCCGTGGATGTGCATCCCCACAACCCTTACGACGAAATTCGGGTGTTGGATCACATGGAGCGCCAGAAGGAACGTCAGCAGAAGCAGAAGCACCATCAACACCAGCGTTCTCTCTTGTTACCTGGGACCCGTGTTCGCTTGAACAAGACCAAAGGGACCTTTGACAAAGGATATCTTCCCAACTGGACCAGCGAATTGTTCACCGTGGATCGCGTCGTGAAAGGGCGTGTGCCTCCTGTCTACCGAGTGAAAGATGATCATGGAGAAGTGCTCCAAGGCACCTTTTACCCTGAGGAACTACAACCCATTCAGAAAACGGATGACGTGTACAAAGTCGATCAGGTTTTGAAACGTCGACGGCGTCAAAAGAAGGACGAAGTGTTAGTGAGGTGGTCAGGTTACCCGGCCAGCTTCGATTCATGGATCCCTGCGGCTCATTTGGTCTTTTAAATACGGGTGGCATCCCTCTGTCACCGTCATTTGGGTCATACTCCCTGCCCAATCATGCAGAGCGAACCCAGGCTCAGGTGCAAGGAGAACAACAACAAggcttcctcctcctcctcctcctcctcacgTTGGTGTTGTTTTGGCATGGACTTGCCACGCAGTGAAGTGGTGTTTTTCTCCCAAGTGTTGCTGATATATGGCGTGGTCGTCATGAGCATGGTTCAGTTGGCATTGGACCACGGTGAGAAACAGTTGTGGACAGCGTTGTTGGCCAGTTCGTTGGGATACTTGCTCCCACAACCCACGTTGGTATCATCGTCGCCGTCATCGttgacttcttcttcttcttctgctcCTGCTGCCGCTACCGCATCTTCGACTCCCTCCGTGTCCAGTCTGGTTCCCTAAGCGCAAGGATGACCATGTCCTTGTTTTCCTCCAAGCGGGACTTTTACGTCACCTTACCCAGCGATGCGTCCATGGATGTTCATCCCGACAACAAGGTGAACCATTACGAAGTCAAACTCCCCTTTCCCATTCAAGTGAATCGTCAAGAGTGGGAAGTGGGCGTCAGTGAACTTCATTTTCCCATGACGTGGTACAACGTGTCGTACCCCTTCAACTGGTTTGTGCTTCGCGTGAACTTGGAACGCTTGACCAGGATTTACAGTTCAGGAGCACCGGATGCGACCGTGATCGAAGAGAACCCAGGCATCATCCGAGCCGTCAGCGAAAAGGTGATCATTCCCGAAGGCGTGTATTCCGCTCGAGAACTGGTCCAGAGACTGAACATCCTGCTTCAGCGTGCCTGTGCACGATTGTTGGAAAAGCATACAGCTAATGTGTACCAGTCGGATGCCAGAGGTCGTTACACCGTCACCGTGAACTACCCCAAAGAAGAACTCCGATTTGAAATGCGCGGCCCAACGCACGTCAACTTTTATGCTCCCACACCGAAAGACATGTGCAGGGCCATCTCGGGTTCTTCCTGCAAAACAGTCACCCAACCAGACCACGATGCCATCAGGTCTGCCTACACCACGCAACTGGTGTTGCCTGTTTCCTTGGTACGCATGCTCGGATTCATGCAACTCCCCGTGGTCGACGAAGCAGAGGAAATAAGTCAAGTCTCCACTTACCCTGtccaagtgagtgtgtttgaccGTCCTCTTGTGGTGGGGGAACAGGAAGCCGACCATCTGGCTGGCTTTGATACGGTGTACGTCTACTCGGATGTGGTAGAAGATCAAATTGTTGGGGATACCATGGCTCCCTTACTGATGTATGTTCCCGTATCTCGTCGAATGATGGAAGACAGCGTCGTGATGAAAACTCCCCAGCATGTACGCTACATGGGATTGCGTCAGGGAACCACGGATGCCATTCAAATCTATTTAATGGATGACATAGGACGACCCGTGCCATTCCAGAGTGGGAAGACCATCGTGACACTCCATTTCCGTCCCCGTCGTCTGGGCACGTACTGACATGGTAGGACATCAGTGTATCCGACACCGGTGCAGCACCGGCTTGGGTGGCCTGCAACAACAAGGACGAGGTTTAGCTGCGTACCGAGGTCGCATTCATCAACGCGGGAGAGGTCTCGGAAGCATCTTGGGAAGCTTGGGCCGTTCAGCCCTCTCCATGCTGAAGACGGTGGGAAAATCGGCTCTCAAAACCGGTGTGAAGATGCTGCCAGGCTTAGTGCAAGATATTCGTTCTGGACGTCGTAGTGTACGGGACAGTTTGAAACATCATGGAAAACAGGCCTTACTGACCACCTTGCAGTCACAGTCATCACCGGCACACAAAAGAAAACGAAATCCGCCGTCTGGTCCcataaagaagaagaagaagaagaagaaacaacaacaacaacaaaaacgccAAGCTTTGTTTTGAGTCGTCATGGAACTTTGTGACATTGGACTTGACATACAAAAGGATCATTCCCATGAACAAGGGTCAGTTCAACACCAGACACGAACCTGTCAAGACCTGTTGGGCAGACCTGTTGGGCAGACCTGTTGGGCAGACCTGTCAAGATGATGCGCCGGGATGCTTGTGAATGTGCCAAGTCACAGTTGGATCTCTTTTCGGTTCCTCCTGTGGTGACGTCAGTTCAAGAGGGTCAGTGGATTCGATACAGTCCTCTGGCACCCCCTTCGGTGGCGGGTCCCCTCCAGTTTAACATTGCCAACCCTGTGAATGCGTACATCGATTTGAATCAGTGTTACCTTCGCATCTGCCTCAAAATCAAGAATACCGATGGCACAGATGCCACTCATGATGGGGATGACCGACTCGTCATGTCCACGGTGAACAACATGATGCATTCCCTCTTTCGAGAAGTACGtgtgcaagtgggacacaaCCAGCTGGAAATCACCCCCTCCATGGGAACCTATCCCTACCGAGCCTATTTGGAAACGTTACTGAGTTATGGGAAGGCAGCCAAAGGGACGCATCTCCAGTGCCCAGGATGGTACACCGATGAAGCTGGAAAAATGGATGACTTCAATGCCGTCGCTCAGAATGTCAATGCAGGACTCGTCGCACGACGGTGGGTCATTTTACCCACCCGAGAAGTGGAACTGACAGGGCGTCTCCACTGTGACCTGTTTCTCCAAGACCGATACCTGGTGGATGGCGTCCCCATGAAACTAGAACTGATTCGGAGCCCGAGTGATTTCTACTTGATGAGTGCTGGAGATGTGGAATGTCGATTTGAACTGACCAAAGCTGAGTTTTACGTGCGCCAAGTCAACATCGATCCTGCCATACGGGAACAGCACGTGAAACACATGTCACCAGGAGTCACGGCCAAATATCCTTTGACCCGAGTCCAAGTCACGGCTCACGACATTCCAGGAGGAGGACGCGATTTCCACAAAGATCAACTGGTGGGAGGACAACTGCCCAAACGCGTGGTGTTGGGACTGGTGGACAACGATGCTTTTGCCGGTAGCAAGGAAAAGAACCCCTTCCATTTCAAACACAACAACGTGACCAGTCTCAAACTGAAACTCAATGGCCAGGAAGTGCATGGCACAGAAATCAAAAGTGACTTTCAGAACAACAGTGGTTCGCTCAAACAGTTGTACATGAACCTGTTTCGCAACACGGGACACCTGTGGCAAGAACATCCCTGCAACCTCACGCTAGACGAGTTCAGGAACGGATTCACCCTGTGGGTGGTGGACTTGACGGCAGATCTGGGAGCAGACGAAGGTCATAACTACCCACGACACACGGGCAAGTTGGGACTCGAACTCCAGTTTGCAGAACCCTTACCTCGTCCGGTCACCCTCGTCTGCTACGAGGAATACGAAAGCGTGTTGGAAATTGATCGGTTCCGCAACGCTCTGATGGTCTAAGGATGGATGGACTGACGACCAAACAGGTGAACGCCTACGTCCAACAGGACCCCCTGCTGCGACCCCTTTACCAAGGGACCTTTGCCCGAGATCACTTTGTCATCACCGTGCTAAGTGAACGACACGGACCTTATCCTAAAGCTTACATCGTCAACACGGACCCCAGTCATCTCCCGGGACAACACTGGGTGTGCGTGTATCGTCCAGCACCGGGTGTCTTTGAGTACTTTGACAGTTATGGCGTCCCTACCCACTACTATGGACCAAGGTATTCTATAAGTGATCCCACCCAACTGCATCCGGACGTTCGGCATGTCATGGCCTACACAGGATGGCTCGCACAGCGGTGGAATGTGAATTCACTTCAACCCTGGTTCAGTAGCTCTTGCGGAATGTACTGCCTGTTTGTCCTGGCTCATCGTGCCCGTGGATGGACTTTCGACGACGTGATGGAACAGTTTGATCCCTTCAACACCCTCGTCAATGAAGAACGTGTGAAACGCTGGTTTCAACTCACACGCCTaccacacaacaacaacaacaacaacaacgacgtcCAGgatccacagccctgtcaaacaTGTTGTTCTTACGGTTCTGATGTTATGATGTTCTCTTCATGTTCGAGTTCCTACCGTTTGTAAACAAAAGATCAGGGACGCCCCTAATCCTGACTCTTTTGTCACCATGGTTCTTGTTAGCGGGGGAAATAAaacgttgaaaaaaaaaaaaacccaacacacATGTCTTGTTATGATTGTCATAGCATGAAAGCATTCTTTAGAGCAAGttggatggccctgaaaagggccgttttttttttttcgttgtGGTGATCACAACGACCACAGGGGCGGCATCATGCACTGACACGGGTGAATGGTTATCTTGGTTTTCACTTGGCACTTGGCCCCGTGAGTCAGGCGACGATGATAAGTATCTTTCAACACCGTGCCGCAATACACGCATTGAAAAGTCCCGCTGTAGTCATCCGTGCCCTTGCAATACACGGGCAACCCTCCCTGGCATTGGCGACACTGCCAAGCTGGCAAGTGTCGCCATGATGGAAAAGCCGGTGGTGGTGGAGGGATGGGCGCTGGCGATGGTGGGGGTGTCTCCACGGAGATCAGTTCTAGGTCCCAGTTTTCTTCCATGGTTGTCCGCTCCCGTCTTCCTCCTCATCTTATATAACAGAACTCAGCCAATCACAAGACAACACCTCACGACCATGACGTCATGACCTCACGCGCCATGATGATGTCACGATCTCACGTGCAAGCATGACGTCACGGCTGTGACGTCGTCGAGGTTATATAAACGTGGCCATGACTAGTCACCCTCACATATCGTCGActccttgtgtgtgtgtgtgtgtgtgacgaaGATATGGATACACGTAAAGTGAAAATGGATCGACCAACCCCTTACCGAAGAAACTGTGGACGAAAACAGTGTCTCCGGTGCAGCCCGaagaaggaagaagaagaagaaaaagaagggaCAACGCCCCTCATTCCCattcccaccaccaccacaccctcACCACCACTAGAACCGACCATCAAGATTGAAGACGGtggcgacgacgacgacgacggaaCGACGGGAGCTGGCACGACAGcgcgaccaccaccaccaaccacCGCGAGAACAGGCACTACAGCCAAGAAAACAGCCAACACGGAAATGGTGCCATTACAAGAATTAGCAGACCAATGGCGATTCATCATGTGCCCTACCTGTCTGAAAGCCCGTCCATCCGATCGATACGATGTCGTCCCCACAGCCAAGTTTTACGTCTGTCTCTATTGTGGTGGGGGTGTCCCCAAAGGAACGCAATCCCTccacgatgacatttgtcccGGCAAATATGTTTTCCGAGGACTCCAACTCATCTGCCGATGCTGACTGTGAAGCATCCACACCTcacggcccttttcagggccacccACCTGCTCCCTAaagactgcttgaaacacgatgcatcccatcccatcccccATCGCCGTcgttccactcactcactcttccctcCTCCCCTCTCCCCCtctccttcccttcccttcccttcccttcccttcccttcccttcccttcccttccctcgtCCCGTCCCGTGCCGTGCCGTCCGtctgccgccatcttgaaacacgCTTCCTTCTCGCGAGATCACGCGAGATCCCGCGAGATCGCGCACAAACCACCGTTGCTTAGCAACACCCCCGTTGCTAACGATCACGTCACACCTCGTACACACCAACTCATGACGTCATCCTAGAACAATCCAATGACGTCACACACCCCGTACACACCAACTCATGATGTCATCCGAGAACaatcgaatgacgtcacaatggggGTCACGTGACCGAGAACAATCGAAAGACGCCAGGGTAACATTGTACACTACTGACACATATTCCAAACCCTCTCCGGTGTTTCAAGTGTCAGAATATCTGCACATTACTAGCGTTCAGTGCAGTCGGAAGACGCATATGGCAGAAGATATGAAGATGAGAGAGCAAATGGAGGATCATCAGACTGAATATTATCCATAACCCTTTTACACTTAATACTACTCCCCAAGCCACTGCAGTGCGTATTACTTCACATGTTACTTTCACATTATGCTCTCTATATATTCCGCCGTCTTCATCACTTCAACACATATACCGATTTTCACAATCTCTACGACCAACACCCTaaaccatgtattatcatgggtgatttgaatggccacaacccactctggggcagtaataacactgacactaaaggcaaaatacttgaGTACTTCATTTCCAATATTGACCTGATTCAAGTACCTATCTACAGCCTGCAACTGACTCTTATTCTGCTGTGGATTTTTCTCTTGCAGATTCAAACATCTTAAATTGGTTTGATTGGTCTTTCAGAAATAACTCCATTTATTTATCCATCgtatacaaaattgaaattttcgaaggctaactggtATTTATATCAAACTGTTTGTAAATCAAACCTGAGATCTGAATGTTTCAATGATGTAACTGATCCCATTCAATCATTtgctgacgttttaaatgaaatagctggtGTGTGTATACgaaagtcctctacgactctaCCTgcacgaaaaccatggtttaatacagattgtagacatgccagaaaagcaaggaaaaaggctgagcattatttccgCCATCATCCAACTGTCAATAACTTTAATAAATgtcaaatactcaatacaaagaCGTGGCGTACATTTAAAGATCTTGGAGAATTTATGTATCCATAACATTTAAAGAAACTAAGGAATTACTGTATAAACaataatatcatcaattaaagagTCAACATAAAAatcacaaatccttatttactgatggaGTCAAAGAGGTTGGctcagtagcttgtgccactgtcattggactACTTTTACAGCAGACGCAAAGGCCATATTAACAACCTTTGACTATATTAAAAACATATCTTAAACACCAACAgtacataatcttttctgactctctttcttgcctacAGGCAACACGTGGGCTTAGCTGAGTTGTTACATGTCGCAAATTGTCGCAGTGCATACTGTGTCGAGAAGTTAGACCGTCGCGAGAGGTTGTCCCTCTTCTCAACATAAAGATCGCCCATTCTCGTCAAAATGTTATACGTATTTGTGCCACGTATTTGTGCTATTTGAATATTCTCTTTTCCCTCAAGTTTGCCCGGGTATATCCAGCTGTGTAACACAACGTTGTcgaacctgtacaacatgcaaGTCACGCTCGAAAGATGTTTTCTACAGATTATCTGCAAACCAAAGAACATGTGACAGTGAGTTGATGTTTCAAGCACAAACATTGCGTGATAGGTAAATCGGAATCCGCAATCTGTGTAATGTGAAACCCTTATAAGTTCGGTAAGAATCCTTAGAAACAACCGCAAAGGGTGAAAATTTATCCGCTCTGAATGCCATGTAAATTGTTTCATAAAGACCTTCATAATTGTTATGTCCAATGCAATGCATTTGTGTTTGGTTTCTTCACAGGATGCCCTGTCATTCCAAACTGCCAGGCACAGCCATGTCTGACGTGTGATACTTGCAATCCACCAACCAAAAACAACGTCATCTTCAAACTATCTGAGgggaaaacaaaatgtgaacGTACGTTGTGACTTCTTATTTTTTCAAGTTAAAGCGTGAAATCAGTTGAGGTCATTAATTTTAATTTCTGCACGAGCTGACgccctttgagtgagtgagtgagttaatatttaacgtcacatcggcaatatttcagccgtatcgtgacgggaacataacattgTGATaaatgagtattataaaagCCTCTCGATGATGgacaacaactagaatatcacagaaaagaaagtAAAACTAGtgactatacctaaaacaatttatctatagaggacaatgcaatataaaaatgggctatagattgctaacaactgaaggtggatcaccatactgaggaccatggggacttacagtacttttgctacctgcatggaccctagctggatttacatcatcccctaagccgtcagcaatttgggaaatctagccatacaataaaaagacacttattctacgattaaaaacgtggaaatttagaatttactttgaatgtttgttgacttacgtaccctctcagcaggacaataattttatggtacttcaacctccttcGAAGATACAGCCACTATCGTCATCgttgcataatgacctcttcaaccTGGACCTACAAccgaagtaggtgtaaccaatgtagggctttatttcatgtaatttatttatacctacttgggagtcccacttcttctgtatcacatcacggatataagatctaatggtggctttataatcactgtaaggaataagaagtggtgtcacagatttgttgagtgctgctttagcagcaaggtcagccaatgtgttaccagagattcctaagtggctgggtaaccaacagaagacgatgtcgtattgcccagtcgcaagatcattataaagttcaataatttctattaaaagtggatgcttgcaagaaatatttttaatagcctgaaggcaagaaagagagtgagAAACGATTAtgaattgtttatgtttagggtgtttttgaatgTATTTGAGAGTTGTTACTGTGGTGTTtgcttcagcagtaaaaatagaactgttagtTGGAAATCCAGAAGATATTATtttcgatccaatgacagtggcacaagcttcTGCGCCACCGTCTTTCGaatcatctgtaaataagggtttccAATTGCTatttttagtttttaattgattatattcctgtttacaTCTGATGTTTTAAgtgttttgtttctgattttgtaagtgaagttaatgttaggtccacttggggcctaaccaactgccaaggagaagaaagaagacgggagggagctatttTTTCCAACTCAGTGCCGGCCGAAGagagaaatggtttaattctatgtcctagaggcggaacaagagaagatttcttgttgtataaatcctcataacgAGTTATAAGCAGGGTAGGGTTACAGTCATTAGAGTATAAtatagtaatgtactgtaaagctaattttatacggcgctgctcaagagatggttcatcagcctcaatgtAAAGActttcaataggtgaagttctaaaagacccaatacaaagtcttaaaccttggtgatggacagaatgaaGAAgcttaaggttgcttttgcaggctcctccatatacgatggagccataatcaagtttagaacgcacgagtggtcgatagagatggagaagggtaccttgatctcctccccatttagaatttgaaaccactttcaacaagtgaagtgttttcaggcatttagttttaagggatttaatatccGGTAAAAACTTTAAGCgggaatcaaagattagacccatgGACTtcgcttccttcacaactttaattggcgtgccatctagagacagttcagggtctttatgtggtctgtatttacgacaaaaatgtatgcagttagttttggagacaccaagacaccatttattaatcttgtttaaacacaacttcagttgccgctctatggtatgtatatttttaccacgacaaaaaacattaaaatcgtccacaaataacgatccgtcaattgaatcgtttaaaacttttcataaactattcatctttatactaaaagtgtgagagacaaaatactaccttgtagaacaccctgatcctgattgtaatgatcagacagggtagaacccacacggacctggaattgtctgtaaTTTAAAAAAggtggctatgaattcaggcaaacgacccagcaaaccgaaatcatgtaaatctcttaaaatgccatatttccaggtagtgtcatatgctccttcgagataaaaaaaaggacacaacatgttgtttattaattagtgcgttttcaacaaatgattccaaacgcactaagtgatcgacagtacttctattttttcagaaaccacattgtatatctgttagaAAGgacacccgtgaacggccacctcctcgtggtgggtgctgggtaacgccaaaaACTCGCCaacatccccgtagtggactcggagggatatttggtccaccaacccgtttgccgtgagttgcggccctgtgtcggtggaggaggggatcctggtggttgagggcaatgggggcCTGCAGCCGTGTTCCACTTGCCTattacaccacttcggccctgatttcacctagacgggtggttgaatgggagcggttcaaccaatcggctggtcatgtcgagcCCTGTGCATTACTTGTATTTGGACGACAACTTATATTCTGAATTAACTGTGTTGTTAATTTTCGGCTACGACTCTTTTTATTTGTCAAACATTACTTGAGTagaaatatgtcatatatataaatttgcctagagtctacatgcccagaaggcgattggctcatggaccaatctggtaggaattatcttttttttttgatatttttctgcttgagtataccctcctagtatcctCGCTGCCGTGTGCTGGAGACCCGCATACAGTAGGCATTGTCCccgttgacactccgtggtgggtggggagctaggagggtgaatcatattcAGTACCACTATGGCGCCCccactgaaaaaaaaacgttcGTACGAATCTGATGATTCACCATCttctgaggatgaaattcaaGAAGTTCTCCCAAATCCTGATAATTGGTCACGCTTTTTGGTTATGTCAGCACAAAATGATGGTCCACTAaaattgaacccttttgccatttcaaagGGTATAGAAGGTTTAGCTGGCGATGTCACAAGAAGCTACGTTCTGGATCTCTTCTGATCGAGTGTGAAAAGAAAAGCCAGTCACAAATACTTCTTTCAACCAAATCACTGGCTAATGGTCCTGTGGAGGTGTCCCCTAACAGAACAGTCAATAGttgtaaaggcattgtccgtgatgtgggacgttgcctttcagatagggacatcatttcagaattacgTTGACAATGTGTAACCCACGTTAAGCGGTTCACTTCCAAAAGAGAAAATGACATCATAAAGACCAATacctatttatttacatttggtcTTCCAACACGTCcgaaatcattgaaggctggttattgtCACTTAAGGGTTACTacttacatcccaaatcccctgaggtgctacagatgtcagaaatatggccaTGGCTCTAAGTCATGCCGCAACCCGGCTGCTTGTCATCGATGTGGAGGCACCTGTGAAGATGGCAAACTCTGTGATAAACCTCCAGCGTGTGTAAACTGCTCTGGAAATCATCCTTCGTCGTCCAGAACATGCCGTACATGGGAACTCCAGTCAAAAAATttcgaaaataaaacatgaacgtaATGTCTCTTTTTTGGAAGCAAGGAAACTTGTACTAGCTCTTGAAAAACCAGGCCCATCTTATGCAGCTGCTGCTTTAGTCAACTCCAACTTCTAGACCAGTTTCATATCACTCAGTATGCTGTCAAACTGATTATACATGGATGGAATCTTCTACTCCAATCCTGACTACCTCTCATCGACAGTCGTCTAGTTCTTCATCTCAAACGGATGATCCATCAACGGTTGTCTCACCCTCGCCAATCACTTCAACAGTGAACCTGCAGTCGGTACCAAAACCATCTTCTGATTTGAAAACGCCGACCCAAAAAAACTGACCATTCTAATCGTTCTGATCGTATTGCAAAGGGTCAACGTGACCCTGTACGGGTACAGAATCGTTTTCAAACTTTAGTCGACATGGATGTATCTCCTCTCCCTCATCGGCGCAACACCAGTAA contains:
- the LOC137270376 gene encoding uncharacterized protein F54H12.2-like codes for the protein MMRRDACECAKSQLDLFSVPPVVTSVQEGQWIRYSPLAPPSVAGPLQFNIANPVNAYIDLNQCYLRICLKIKNTDGTDATHDGDDRLVMSTVNNMMHSLFREVRVQVGHNQLEITPSMGTYPYRAYLETLLSYGKAAKGTHLQCPGWYTDEAGKMDDFNAVAQNVNAGLVARRWVILPTREVELTGRLHCDLFLQDRYLVDGVPMKLELIRSPSDFYLMSAGDVECRFELTKAEFYVRQVNIDPAIREQHVKHMSPGVTAKYPLTRVQVTAHDIPGGGRDFHKDQLVGGQLPKRVVLGLVDNDAFAGSKEKNPFHFKHNNVTSLKLKLNGQEVHGTEIKSDFQNNSGSLKQLYMNLFRNTGHLWQEHPCNLTLDEFRNGFTLWVVDLTADLGADEGHNYPRHTGKLGLELQFAEPLPRPVTLVCYEEYESVLEIDRFRNALMV